A single genomic interval of Hevea brasiliensis isolate MT/VB/25A 57/8 chromosome 4, ASM3005281v1, whole genome shotgun sequence harbors:
- the LOC131179194 gene encoding glycine-rich RNA-binding protein 2, mitochondrial-like has translation MAFCNKFGSLVRQSVSQNGQVQMASMLNSIRCMSSNKLFVGGLSYGTDDRSLKDAFSGFGEVISARVITDRDSGRSRGFGFVDFSNDESASAALSAMDGQELQGRSIRVSYAQDSSRGPRSFNNNNFRGNGRFGDENGC, from the exons ATGGCATTCTGTAACAAATTTGGGAGCCTGGTGAGGCAGAGCGTTTCCCAGAATGGTCAAGTTCAAATGGCCTCTATGTTGAATTCTATTCGCTGCATGTCATCAAACAAGCTTTTTGTGGGAG GTCTTTCGTATGGGACTGATGACCGGTCTCTAAAGGATGCTTTTTCTGGGTTTGGTGAAGTGATTAGTG CAAGGGTTATCACTGATAGAGATTCTGGAAGGTCAAGGGGATTTGGGTTTGTTGACTTCTCAAACGATGAGTCTGCAAGTGCAGCATTGTCAGCAATGGATGGCCAG GAATTACAAGGACGAAGCATTCGAGTGAGTTATGCCCAAGATAGTTCTCGTGGTCCACGATCTTTCAACAACAACAATTTTCGCGGGAATGGAAGGTTTGGGGATGAAAATGGTTGCTAA
- the LOC131179195 gene encoding UDP-glucuronate 4-epimerase 6-like, with product MASPPDTSKTLKLERYNSYLRKIQNTKVLNASSKLLFRATLLIALVLVLFFTINCPPLSDHNNPHHLHHHNFLSTAIFASSSSAVGGAAWEKQVRHSSTPRRPNGLSVLVTGAAGFVGSHCSLALKKRGDGVLGLDNFNTYYDPSLKRARQKLLLKHQVFIVEGDLNDAPLLAKLFDVMPFTHILHLAAQAGVRYAMQNPQSYVSSNIAGFVNLLEVAKAANPQPAIVWASSSSVYGLNTEVPFSENHRTDQPASLYAATKKAGEEIAHTYNHIYGISLTGLRFFTVYGPWGRPDMAYFFFTKDILQGKPIDIYQAQDEKQVARDFTYIDDVVKGCIGALDTAEKSTGSGGKKKGPAQLRVYNLGNTSPVPVGKLVSILESLLNIKAKKHVIKMPRNGDVPYTHANVSLAYRDFGYKPTTDLSTGLRKFVKWYASYYGIQTKVKKGKEVNSEHNED from the coding sequence ATGGCTTCTCCCCCAGATACAAGCAAGACCTTAAAGCTTGAGAGGTACAACAGCTACCTTCGCAAGATTCAAAATACTAAAGTCCTTAATGCCTCCTCTAAGCTCCTCTTTCGTGCCACTCTCCTTATTGCTCTTGTTCTTGTTCTTTTCTTCACCATCAATtgtcctcctctttctgatcataATAATCCTCATCATCTCCACCACCACAACTTCCTCTCCACTGCTATCTTCGCTTCTTCTTCCTCCGCTGTCGGTGGCGCTGCCTGGGAGAAACAAGTCCGTCACTCCTCCACCCCTCGCAGGCCCAATGGGTTGTCTGTATTGGTCACTGGCGCTGCTGGGTTTGTTGGATCGCACTGCTCGCTTGCTTTGAAAAAGAGAGGAGATGGGGTTCTTGGGTTGGACAATTTCAATACCTATTACGACCCATCATTGAAAAGGGCCAGACAGAAACTTCTGCTCAAACACCAAGTGTTTATAGTTGAAGGAGACCTTAATGATGCACCATTGTTAGCCAAGCTCTTCGACGTGATGCCCTTTACTCATATCCTGCATCTGGCAGCCCAAGCTGGGGTTCGCTACGCCATGCAAAACCCACAATCCTACGTTAGCTCTAACATTGCAGGCTTCGTCAATCTTCTCGAGGTTGCTAAAGCTGCAAATCCACAACCAGCCATTGTCTGGGCTTCTTCTAGCTCCGTTTATGGTCTCAACACTGAAGTCCCCTTCTCTGAAAACCACAGAACAGATCAACCTGCGAGTCTTTATGCAGCTACCAAGAAAGCAGGAGAAGAAATTGCCCATACTTACAACCATATCTACGGGATTTCCCTAACTGGGTTAAGATTCTTTACAGTTTATGGTCCCTGGGGAAGACCTGACATGGCTTACTTTTTCTTTACAAAGGATATTTTACAAGGTAAACCCATAGATATCTACCAGGCACAAGATGAGAAACAGGTGGCGCGTGACTTTACATACATTGACGATGTGGTGAAAGGGTGTATAGGGGCGTTGGACACGGCGGAGAAGAGCACAGGTAGCGGCGGAAAGAAGAAAGGTCCAGCTCAGCTAAGGGTATACAATCTTGGAAACACATCCCCTGTTCCAGTAGGGAAATTGGTGTCAATTTTGGAGTCTTTATTGAACATAAAAGCCAAGAAGCATGTGATTAAGATGCCAAGAAATGGGGATGTGCCCTATACACACGCCAATGTGAGCTTGGCTTACAGGGATTTCGGGTACAAGCCAACCACAGATTTGAGCACAGGGTTGAGGAAATTTGTCAAGTGGTATGCCAGCTATTATGGGATTCAGACAAAGGTAAAAAAGGGAAAAGAAGTCAACAGTGAGCATAACGAGGATTGA